The following nucleotide sequence is from Cricetulus griseus strain 17A/GY chromosome 9, alternate assembly CriGri-PICRH-1.0, whole genome shotgun sequence.
GGACTAGCCGCCTTCCACCGCACACTGCCTGTTGGCAGGGCAGAGTGTGGGTTTGCGTTCTGATAGCAGACTGGATGGCCTCTTtacctcttccctctccttcccagggGCTCATCCAAAATAGAAGAAGCGTGTGAGATGTATGCCAGAGCGGCGAACATGTTCAAGATGGCCAAGAACTGGAGCGGTGCGTGCCCCCAGCCCACAGGCCAGGCCCAGAGTGTGCCCTGAAGTCCCCTCTCCAGCATCAGGGATCCACAGCATGAGGCCAGTGGGATGCTTTGCCCCCTAAGTTGGGGGTATATGTATAGGGAGGTACGGTCTTTgtgagggaaggaggcagggagggcacCTACCAGGCCCCCAGATGAGATCTGTTGGGGCAGCCCATCACCTGATCTCAGAGTATGGCTTCCACTGTTGGCAAGGTACAGTTTTGGAGCTCAGGGAGGAGCTTTCTggacattgggggggggggtgcagagtTTCAAGGTAGACTCAGTTATTGCCACATCCTGTGAGTGCAGTTCCCAAAGTCCAGCACTCCAGGGATGGTTATTTAACCACAGGTTGCTTTTCTGTCCCTCCCCATGTTCAAAACAGAAGTCTGTCCCCTGCTCAAACTATTTGGAGTTCTTAGAAATAATATGGAAGTCTAGCATTGGTATCCCAGCACTCCTGATGGTGGGGTAGGAGGGTCAGGATTCAAGTCCCTCCTAGGCTACATTGGAAATTTGAGATCATTCTGCAATAAAAAAGAGCCttcctcagaaaaccaaaacactaCTGTAACAATGATGACTACTGCTACTGTTACTGATGATCTGACAGGGTTAGCCTGGCATTTGTCCCTAGGCCCACAAGGTGATCACAATCATCAGATAACTGTGGAGCAAAGCCTTTGCAGGCTTTGTGTGTCCTGCTGTGCTCAGGAGAGTGGACAGGTGGGACCTCCCATAGCTTGGAGGCTCCCACTCAGCTGGGACTGGAGGAGCATGCAAAGTAGTGCCTTAGCTGAGGTGGTATTGGAGCACCACCCACAGCAGGGAAAACCCTGCTGCCTCCCCTTAGCCAGTCTAGGGGAGGTCTGAGCAAAATGGTGTGGAGCCCATGGCTGCCTCGGGCATTAGCACTGTCTGCGCGGACTCTGGCTCTTGCTGTCCTCGTCCTGTTTCCCTTTCTAGCAAGGACTCAGACATAGCAGGGGTGCACCTGAGAGCTTTGGGGAGTTGTGGAGGACAGAAATGGGCTAGGAAAGGGAGCAAGTGGGAAGTGTCACATGGGTTGATCTCACCTGTGCCTTCCCAGAGCAcatcccttcccccccccccaatcgcCCCATCCCCACCTTTAGTTCAGGTTCTGGGCTTCCCTGTTCAAAGAGCCCAAGAGCCTGGGTGTCATGTCTCATGTATTTGCAGCCCtcagctctctgtctgtctttccttcctctctgtggaagtGGTGGCTCTGGAGGTGCCGGCAGAGGGGGGGGGGACATGGGTTTGGCACTGTGTTTACCTGGCTGTTTCTGTGCCCCTGGGCTCAGGCTTCCCCCGAGGCTGCTTCCTGACGTCCTCACTCTACCAGGTGCATACCACCAGGAAGCTCTGTGAGGGGTTCAGGCTGCTTTTGGGCTGGAGTGGGCTGATCTTGGCCTCTACCTGTATTCTAATTGTGAGCCTAATGTGCCTCTCTGGGCAGTGACTGCAACTGCATTGAAGCTGGGACGATCTGTTCTATTCCAGCTGCCGGGaacgctttctgccaggctgcccagcTGCACCTACAGCTCCAGAGCAAGCATGATGCAGCTACCTGCTTCGTGGACGCAGGCAACGCTTTCAAGAAAGCCGACCCACAAGGTAACCTCTGTGAGCCACAGCTGGCAGAGCAGCTGAGCACTGTCCCCACATCCTTGGGTCTATACAGAGCTGGGTTTTTCCAGTAGTTGACACATGATAGGCCAGGAGCAAAACAAGCCCCAAATTCAGAATTGGCTGGTCCTTGGCTGACATTGGCATCctgccctctctccccaccccccacccccaccctggtgTGCAGCCCTCACCCCCTCCTGGGCTTCGAGCATTTGGTAGTGGGAGTTCCATCTCAGGCCCACTCCTTGCCAGGGAGCCAGGCAAAGCTGTTCAGTTGTCAGAATTAGCATGCAGAAggaagcagggagcagggagggggGCAGTCCCAGATGAACCAGGTAGAGCGGAAGTCAGCCTGACCTGCCTTCCCAGCACaccagaaggaagcagagagagcaagcctggaGTGAGCTGCCAGAGCCCAGTTCCTTAAAGCAGAGCCTATGACATAGGAGCCTGGTTAGGCCAAAGCACAGCCCATGGACCTCAGACTTGAGATTTCCAGGCTGAGGAATTtgcttttggtatttttgttcacttatttttgtggtgctgggaatggagcctgGACCTCTGTGTGCTGCAAATGTGTTGTACATGTCCCCAgttctttttggttctttttgaAAATGGTTCTTTTTGAAAATCTTAGAGCTACATAGATGACTAACTTTAAATTTCAGCACGCAcaggtatttgtttgtttgtttgtttgtttgtttaattggcCATCTAAGCTAGTCATGGCAGTGCCTGCCTGTCGTCCCAGAGTTTGGGAAGTAGGGACAGGAAGATCAGACACTCAGCTATCCTTAgctcttggctacatagtgagtttgaggccagcctgggttacatgagactgtgtctcataaataaatctttaaagtatCCAGGCTGTTTCTCTCAGGAGAGTGGGAAAGAAGTGACTGTTCTTTCCCAAAGGAGAGGCTTGGGGTCTGGGTGAAAGCCCACCTCtgaggagaagagaagacaagCACCTCGGTCCTCCCCAGCATCAGTGGATGTCAGCCGTCATTGTCACAGGACCACTCCCAATTAGAGAGATGACTGTGGTGACTCTGTCCCTGGGCTGACTGGTCACTCCTGTTTGTTTAGCTATGATGTGTGGCTCAGGCCTGACAAACAGAGAGGGACGGATGGCCTTTCAGCCAGGACTTAGATACACCCAGTGACTCAGGGCAGTCCTCTCCCCCACAGAGCCGTCCCCACACTTTCCCTTCTGCTCCCTGGGGAACTGGTTGGCCTGGAGATGCTGCCTGGCATCTGTGCCcttcagctgctgctccagccgGAATGGCCGGGAGGACTTGTTCCTAGGTGGCAGTGGATGCCAACCTGCAGGATGCCATAGCTGCCCCTCCCAGCTTGTGGTCATGTCCTTTTTCTCTCGGGACCCAGGCATGGGCCCCGGCCTCAGCAAGTCCAAGCTGATGGGAAAGTATTGAGGGTGCTGCAGCCAAGGGTGTGAGTGAAGGTAGAGAGGGGCCGACTTGCCTCACGGGGAAAGCACAGTTGTGAGGGGAGCGCTTCTGGTGTTAAGGGCTAGGGACTCAGCCACGTGGCATCCAGCGctgctgccttgctgccctgccCAGTCACAGTTCCACATATGAGGGGAAGGGGGTGCATTTGCACGGTTGACAGCTCTTCTGCGGGGCCAGTCAGGGCTCACAGAGAAGAGTGACCAAGCAGGGGAGGACATGCCCAGGTGGTCTGAGCAGATCACTCCCCCTCCTCCAAGGAACCCAGTGGGGACTTGTGCTGCCCCACTACACTTCAGCCTAGCCGTCACTCTGCTGTGTTCTCTCTtcagtgatagcacacacctaCTGTGAGCTGTACACAGCAATTCATTCCTGGCATCCAGAAGGGGGCAGCCCCTGGCACCAGAGCCTCCCTGCATGGCTGGGTGCCCTGGGAAACAACTGGATGACCAGTGGAGGCTTGAACCCCCAGTTTCTTCAGGAAGGACCTCCCTTAGCTAGCTGTGAGATCCCCTGCCCTGGGGTCTGGTCCATCAGCTCTTTAGGAATCTCGCCTGAGCTGCTTGCCTGAGGCCTGGGAATGTGACCCTTTTAGAGCAGGAGCTCTAAATGAGCTGTGAATGTGCACGGGCAGGGAAGCAGTCTGGCTTCCTATCTACCTATCCCCACCGCCTCATTGGAGCTCGTGGTTTGTCCCTAGTTTGTTGTGGACGGTGCTTGCTTAGATCTGCATGTGATCAGGGGCTTCAGGGTGATGCGGAGGTGAGCCGGGCTCTGTAACTCCCTACCTGCTCTGGACAGGCTGAGCACAAGAGGGTGGGAATAGACCAAGGGCCCTACTATTTACCTTCAAGGTTTCACTGAGGCCTGTGGCATCAGATAAGCCCTGTGGTAAGAGCAGGCCCGGGTGTCAGCTGGCAGCCTACTACTTTCCAAGCTGTTCCCAGAGCAAGGGGCCAGCATAAGAGGACTAGGCCCTGTGAATCCATGTTTCTCCCCCACTGCCGTGGCAGGGACTGTCCCACCAATAGAGCCTATGCCAACAGACCTTGGCTACCGAAGTCTCCTCAAGAAGTAGCCTTAGCATCCTCATCCCAAGAGAGTCCAGTCCACTCTCAGCCCGGGGGCAGTCCTGGAGCCTTCCCAGCACAAGCCCTCTGGCCCACCTGGACCCTCAACCCCgtgcctcccccaacccccatcctgAGATACATTAAAGTAGTTAAAAGATACTGAGAGCTCGTTTCCATCTGCTAGAAAATGCCTCCCACTCACGCCTCTCTCCTCCAAATAACTTGTCCAAAAAAAAAGCCTTCCCCAAATTTAAAATCTTGGAAGAGATGGTACAACAAAGGTAGCCTGGTGCCATCCTAGTGTTGGATACAGCTTGTTATTTGAGCAGCCAGCAGGGTCCCTGCTGTGTGGTTGAGGGCATTGAGGAAAGGACAGTGCTcttcagcactggggatgcagagccCCCATGGAGGGGCCCTAGTGCTCGTGGCATCCATCCTTCTCTGCCAGAGAGGCCAGGCAGGGCAGTCACAAGGATAGGACCTACTCAAGGTAGAGCCTCCAGGACAGATGGTGGGCTTGGTAGCCTCTGCCCAGTTCAGCCTGGCCATCCATCAGTTTGCCCTTTGACAGCAGGGCTGTGGTAGTCTGATTCAAACTCTGGGGGAGTCTGGCGATGCCATTGTGCCCTGATCCCACTGGAAAGCTGGAAGTATGGCTCAGGTTGCCTGGGGCCTAGGGCTCCCATCCTCTCCTTCCGGTTGCTCTGAGAGAGCCCAAGAGGCCTGAAGCCAAGGCAGCTGCGTGTCTGGCATCTCCCTTGGGGAGCACAGGCTacctcctgtctccaggatctgCTGTAATGACCTCTCCATCctcatcttctctttcctccctagAGGCCATTAACTGTCTGATGAGAGCAATCGAGATCTATACAGACATGGTAAGGGTTGCTTGCTGGTCCTGTCCtgtctgtgctgtgctgtgctgtgctgtgctgtgctgtgctgtgctgtgctgtgctgtgctgtgctgtgctgtgctgtgctgtgggaGGCAGGGAAGTTGGTGGCTGAGCTGGGCTGCAGGATGGGTGTCTGCTGTAGCACACAGCACCCCTCACATGGTGCCTCTGCCCCCTTGTCCATCCCCTCGTTACTACAGTGCCCACGCAGGTGCTTCCTCTTgcctcccgccctccctcccccacccccgggTTCTAGGGTACTGTCCTGAGAGACAGCTGCTGGGTAGTAGGCCACACTAGGCCACTGCTCCTGTCAGTTCATGACCGTCCACCGACCCCTTCCTGAGGTGGAAACGCCAGGGTGCTGGGGGTGAGACTGGTCCTAGGCACCCTTTCCTGAGGTGGACACCCCAGGGTGCTGGGGGTGAGACTGGTCCTAGGCATCCTTTCCTGAGGTGGACACCCCAGGGTGCTGGGGGTGAGGAGACTGGTCCTGGGCATCCTTTCCTGTGTCCCCAGGGCAGATTCACGATTGCAGCCAAGCACCACATCTCCATCGCTGAGATCTATGAGACAGAACTGGTGGACGTGGAGAAGGTGAGCTGGGGTCAGGCTGGCTGTGCTGGGGCCTCTGGTGCTCCCGGTCCCGGCCACCGTGATGCTCAGGGGGAGGAGGGCTCCTGCCGTGCGCTTGCGGAAGGCAGGGAAGCTGTGCTAAGGTGTTGCTCCACGCTGTCCTGCACTCCACTTGCCCCATCCTCATGTCTCCTCAGGCCATCGCCCACTATGAGCAGTCTGCAGACTACTACAAAGGCGAAGAGTCCAACAGGTAGCCCCTCCCTAGCCTGCCCCTCCTTGTGGGACCCGCCACTGTCCCTTCATGCTCCTCCTCCCCACAGCTCAGCCAACAAGTGTCTGCTGAAGGTGGCTGGCTACGCCGCACAGCTGGAGCAGTACCAGAAGGCCATCGACATCTATGAGCAGGTGGGCTTCGCCTGGCTGTCAGCGCCTGCCACCACACCCCCTCTGCCTGCCCCACTCAGTCCTCACCCTCACCAAGTGCTTCTTCACCCACAGCCTGTGCATGTCACCACCTTGTCCTAGACGGGTCCTGCCACTCGCTTCTAACAGGAGCTGCCCCAGAGCTGGGTGTCCTCAGCAGAAgtggggcaggagggagaagcagaaCAGAGCAGGGACTCTGGTCCTTGGTTAGCAGCAGGTGTCATCCGCCCCAGTGACACCGTGCTGTGGGGAGGGCCAGGCTGTGGCCAGAAGATAGGCA
It contains:
- the Napa gene encoding alpha-soluble NSF attachment protein isoform X2, translated to MDTSGKQAEAMALLAEAERKVKNSQSFFSGLFGGSSKIEEACEMYARAANMFKMAKNWSAAGNAFCQAAQLHLQLQSKHDAATCFVDAGNAFKKADPQEAINCLMRAIEIYTDMGRFTIAAKHHISIAEIYETELVDVEKAIAHYEQSADYYKGEESNSSANKCLLKVAGYAAQLEQYQKAIDIYEQVGTSAMDSPLLKYSAKDYFFKAALCHFCIDMLNAKLAVQKYEELFPAFSDSRECKLVKKLLEAHEEQNVDSYTESVKEYDSISRLDQWLTTMLLRIKKTIQGDEEDLR